From a region of the Paraburkholderia hospita genome:
- a CDS encoding LysR substrate-binding domain-containing protein has translation MKLHQLSTLAAIAETGSIRAAARQLGLSPAAVTKSVRELETDLRAPLVIRGTSGVAFTEYGRALVVHARLVLGQLARAEAELEAMRGAAAGKLSVGVTPWLALTFLPETVNRFKQKMPDVQLEFFEGLLAVVQPRLRDGSLDFSIGRPPPASPQSEFHNVPLFSTHSAVVARRGHPLGECRTLHELQDAEWVLNWDPASRESMADNLFRKRGMKVPHTIHLAHSFAIVFGLLQQTDFLSIFPWPLVEVNIAKDNLRALPLREVVDETIVSITSRRGVPVSPAGACFIECLREVIDEGARSQDADRRRLFHSIELLF, from the coding sequence ATGAAACTGCATCAACTCAGCACGCTCGCCGCCATCGCGGAGACAGGCAGCATCCGCGCCGCGGCGCGGCAACTGGGCTTGTCCCCTGCCGCCGTCACGAAGTCCGTGCGCGAACTCGAAACGGATCTCCGCGCGCCGCTGGTGATACGCGGCACATCGGGCGTCGCGTTCACCGAATACGGACGCGCGCTCGTCGTGCATGCGCGGCTCGTGCTCGGTCAGCTCGCGCGCGCCGAGGCCGAACTCGAAGCGATGCGCGGCGCGGCGGCCGGGAAGCTCTCGGTGGGCGTGACGCCGTGGCTCGCGCTGACGTTTCTGCCCGAGACGGTCAACCGCTTCAAGCAGAAAATGCCCGACGTGCAGCTGGAATTCTTCGAAGGATTATTGGCCGTCGTGCAGCCGCGTCTGCGCGACGGCAGTCTCGACTTTTCGATCGGGCGGCCGCCGCCTGCATCGCCGCAATCGGAGTTTCATAACGTGCCGCTTTTTTCGACGCATTCAGCCGTCGTCGCGCGACGCGGGCATCCGCTTGGCGAATGCCGCACGCTGCACGAACTGCAAGACGCCGAATGGGTGTTGAACTGGGACCCGGCAAGCCGCGAGTCGATGGCTGACAATCTGTTCCGCAAGCGCGGGATGAAGGTGCCGCACACGATCCATCTCGCGCATTCATTCGCGATCGTGTTTGGCCTGCTTCAGCAGACGGATTTCCTCAGCATCTTTCCGTGGCCGCTCGTCGAGGTGAACATCGCGAAGGACAATCTGCGCGCGCTGCCGTTGCGCGAAGTGGTCGATGAGACGATTGTCAGCATCACGTCGCGGCGCGGCGTGCCTGTCAGTCCTGCGGGCGCGTGTTTTATCGAATGCCTGCGCGAAGTGATCGACGAAGGCGCGCGGTCGCAGGATGCCGACCGCCGCCGTCTGTTTCATTCGATCGAACTGCTTTTCTAA
- a CDS encoding aldehyde dehydrogenase family protein, with protein sequence MQHATQFYIDGKWIDPIEPKTLDVIDPSTAKPFATISLGSAGDVDRAVAAAKTAFASYSETTVQQRIDLLQAILEVYRKRYDDMVDAISHEMGAPKQFAHDAQAWTGTAHLETMIRTLQHFDFEQLKGSMLIRKEPVGVCGLITPWNWPALQITTKVAPALAAGCTMVLKPSELAPMSAMLYAEILHEAGVPAGVFNLVNGEGQVVGDAMSRHKDIDMMSFTGSTRAGVQVAKAAADTVKRVHQELGGKSANLILEDADLRDAVTRGARACFDNSGQSCDAPTRMFVPRARMDEALSYAKEVADALVVGPADAPSSDMGPVISQLQFDKIQSMIDAGVREGAVLAAGGPGRPEGLGEGYYVRPTVFGHVTHDMTIAREEIFGPVLSILGYDTEDEAVAMANDSIYGLAGYIQSASLERARTVAKRLRTGTIYLNYAEYSPEAPFGGYRQSGNGREYGEFGLEDFLEIKGVVGYGK encoded by the coding sequence ATGCAGCACGCCACGCAGTTCTATATCGACGGCAAATGGATCGACCCGATCGAACCCAAAACACTCGACGTAATCGACCCATCCACGGCTAAACCGTTCGCAACGATTTCGCTGGGCAGTGCGGGCGACGTCGATCGCGCGGTAGCAGCCGCCAAAACCGCGTTTGCCTCGTATTCGGAAACCACGGTGCAACAGCGCATCGATCTGCTGCAAGCGATCCTCGAGGTCTATCGCAAGCGCTACGACGACATGGTCGATGCAATCAGCCACGAAATGGGCGCGCCAAAACAGTTCGCCCACGACGCCCAAGCATGGACAGGCACCGCGCATCTGGAAACGATGATCCGCACGCTGCAGCATTTCGACTTCGAGCAGCTAAAAGGCAGCATGCTGATCCGCAAGGAACCCGTCGGCGTATGCGGCCTCATCACGCCGTGGAACTGGCCCGCGTTGCAGATCACCACGAAAGTCGCGCCCGCACTCGCAGCCGGTTGCACGATGGTACTGAAACCATCCGAACTCGCCCCGATGAGCGCGATGCTCTACGCGGAAATCCTGCATGAAGCAGGCGTGCCCGCAGGCGTGTTCAATCTCGTCAACGGCGAAGGGCAGGTGGTGGGCGATGCCATGTCGCGACACAAGGACATCGACATGATGTCGTTCACAGGATCGACGCGCGCAGGCGTGCAAGTCGCAAAAGCCGCCGCCGATACCGTCAAGCGCGTGCATCAGGAACTGGGTGGCAAGTCCGCGAACCTGATTCTCGAAGATGCGGATCTGCGCGACGCCGTCACGCGTGGCGCGCGCGCATGCTTCGATAACAGCGGGCAATCGTGCGACGCGCCCACGCGCATGTTCGTGCCGCGCGCGCGGATGGACGAAGCGTTGTCCTACGCGAAGGAAGTGGCCGATGCGCTCGTCGTCGGTCCGGCGGACGCGCCGTCGAGCGATATGGGCCCTGTGATCAGCCAGCTGCAGTTCGACAAGATCCAGTCGATGATCGATGCAGGCGTGCGCGAAGGCGCGGTGCTCGCAGCGGGCGGCCCCGGACGTCCCGAAGGCCTGGGCGAGGGCTACTATGTGCGCCCGACCGTATTCGGCCACGTGACGCACGACATGACCATTGCGCGCGAAGAAATCTTCGGACCCGTGCTGTCGATTCTCGGCTACGACACGGAAGACGAAGCCGTCGCAATGGCCAACGACAGCATCTATGGTCTCGCGGGTTATATCCAGTCGGCGTCGCTCGAACGCGCGCGCACCGTCGCGAAGCGGCTGCGCACAGGCACGATCTATCTGAACTACGCGGAGTACTCGCCGGAAGCGCCGTTTGGCGGCTATCGTCAGTCGGGCAACGGGCGCGAGTACGGCGAGTTCGGACTCGAAGACTTTCTGGAGATCAAGGGCGTTGTCGGATACGGGAAATAA
- a CDS encoding cupin domain-containing protein, translating into MSNITFTRIDAKGPGATGLQPALHDPADVILDGATAPHALTAFSAAENVLTAGVWQCDAGTLKLSDLPIHEVCVLIEGEVVITSDDGRSDHYKAGDAFILHKGFSGTWHMPVATKKYSVVYCG; encoded by the coding sequence ATGAGCAACATTACTTTTACCCGTATCGATGCGAAGGGCCCGGGTGCGACGGGCCTGCAGCCGGCGTTGCATGATCCTGCTGATGTGATTCTCGATGGCGCTACAGCGCCGCATGCGTTGACTGCTTTTTCTGCTGCTGAGAATGTGCTCACGGCTGGGGTTTGGCAGTGTGATGCCGGTACGCTCAAGTTGTCTGATCTGCCGATTCATGAAGTCTGTGTGCTCATCGAAGGCGAAGTCGTGATCACCAGCGACGATGGGCGTTCCGATCACTATAAGGCTGGTGATGCTTTTATTCTTCACAAGGGCTTCTCGGGTACGTGGCATATGCCTGTTGCTACTAAGAAGTACAGTGTTGTTTATTGCGGTTGA